In Pseudobacter ginsenosidimutans, the following are encoded in one genomic region:
- a CDS encoding DUF1028 domain-containing protein — MVTLQTMKCGEYAILTLDEIEKPLTYTGTNTFDSKGSLTGNGISVQGNRLAGQEVLQVVFDAASKAMKDSLPLQEILILAMEAGAKAGGD, encoded by the coding sequence ATGGTAACATTACAGACTATGAAGTGTGGGGAATATGCGATACTTACGCTCGATGAAATTGAAAAGCCTTTGACTTATACGGGAACAAATACTTTTGATAGTAAAGGTTCGTTGACTGGTAATGGAATTTCTGTGCAGGGAAATAGACTGGCTGGTCAGGAAGTGCTGCAGGTTGTCTTTGATGCCGCATCGAAGGCAATGAAGGATTCACTGCCATTGCAGGAAATTTTGATCCTGGCCATGGAAGCAGGAGCAAAGGCAGGTGGCGATTAA
- a CDS encoding acyloxyacyl hydrolase, translating to MIKKLLKNFSFCSVLICVSHGLTAQEDNGVFSGKPQNQDSLFKARKALWLILSPEIAYVMSDGSSTGKALLDSSVYDAFNLRVGWQIPSPDTYSQLYRHQLLGVGFYYSTFHNKNFGKPMGLYGWFNIPFKNYDPQSRWRFGYYAAFGISFGFNPFDEATNPSNKYIGSRNNCYVAAFLNASYTLSPNWLLIGGAGFRHFSNSAFTLPNYGINMLPATISIAYRVNKVHIDTRHDTIPKFKPFFLANLLLSAGEKQYMIGGTRYVKNTLSAQGLYQFSYKFRAGLGADLFYAAGGQYRDSTPGKSKFSKQFSSGITINGEWVLRRGISVPLGIGFYLKRNEFNDENKKHYLRVGLRARFLKHYLAGITVKAHGGSSDVFEWHLGYQFHKDRNRYKRAIFF from the coding sequence ATGATCAAAAAGCTACTGAAAAATTTTTCTTTCTGTAGTGTACTCATCTGCGTTAGCCATGGCCTCACAGCCCAGGAAGATAACGGCGTGTTTTCCGGCAAACCACAAAACCAGGATTCTCTTTTCAAGGCCCGCAAAGCGCTCTGGCTGATCCTCAGCCCGGAGATCGCTTACGTTATGAGTGATGGCAGCAGCACGGGAAAAGCCCTGCTGGACAGTTCCGTATACGATGCCTTCAATCTTCGCGTAGGTTGGCAGATACCTTCTCCCGATACCTACTCACAACTGTACAGACACCAGCTACTGGGTGTGGGATTCTATTATTCCACTTTCCACAATAAGAATTTTGGAAAGCCGATGGGGCTTTACGGCTGGTTCAATATCCCTTTCAAAAATTACGATCCGCAGAGCCGCTGGCGTTTCGGTTACTATGCAGCGTTTGGAATTTCTTTTGGCTTCAATCCTTTCGATGAGGCCACCAATCCATCCAATAAATATATCGGCTCCCGTAACAACTGTTATGTGGCAGCCTTTCTCAATGCAAGTTATACACTCAGTCCAAACTGGTTATTGATCGGCGGCGCAGGCTTCCGGCATTTCAGCAACAGTGCGTTCACCCTCCCCAACTATGGCATCAATATGCTGCCTGCCACCATCAGCATCGCATATCGTGTGAACAAAGTGCATATCGATACCAGGCATGATACCATTCCCAAATTCAAACCATTCTTTCTGGCCAACCTCCTCCTTTCCGCCGGCGAAAAACAATACATGATTGGTGGCACACGCTACGTGAAGAATACTTTATCCGCACAGGGCCTCTACCAGTTCTCCTACAAATTCCGCGCTGGCCTGGGCGCAGATCTTTTTTATGCAGCTGGTGGCCAGTATCGCGACAGCACACCAGGCAAATCCAAATTCAGCAAGCAGTTCAGTTCCGGCATCACCATCAATGGAGAATGGGTCCTCCGCCGCGGCATCTCCGTTCCACTGGGCATCGGCTTCTACCTCAAGAGAAATGAGTTCAATGATGAGAATAAAAAGCATTACCTGCGTGTGGGATTGCGTGCAAGATTCCTGAAACATTACCTGGCCGGCATCACAGTGAAAGCACATGGAGGTTCCTCCGATGTATTCGAATGGCATCTCGGTTACCAGTTTCACAAGGACCGCAACCGATACAAACGCGCAATCTTCTTCTGA
- a CDS encoding RHS repeat domain-containing protein, whose product MKALILIVLGLLSFCTGFSQFWYNDVLMTRETMKRRDLLVQNRVSSVEFLSFDGSNQPIEGFSSQQVITGNGSTLTTTTTTGLSGTNRNIAEYDAKGLLKSTIDTSDGNKISIEYYYLPSNKLSRLISSSTSDGQFILKEEHIWTWNNNGRPEKMLKIKNGKDTTLVSFVFDEEGNLVEERSHFRGKEQPAVFYYYDEQKRLTDIVRYNERAQRLIPDYIFEYDANGRIATMLVTSEGDYQKWFYTYDEKGLKTKDECYSKSKALIGKIQYQYKY is encoded by the coding sequence ATGAAAGCACTTATTCTGATCGTTTTGGGATTGCTCAGTTTTTGCACTGGTTTCAGCCAGTTCTGGTACAATGATGTGCTGATGACCAGGGAAACCATGAAAAGAAGAGACCTGCTGGTTCAGAACCGCGTAAGCAGTGTAGAGTTCCTCAGCTTCGACGGCAGCAACCAGCCCATTGAAGGTTTCTCCAGTCAACAGGTGATCACCGGCAACGGTTCCACCCTCACCACCACTACCACCACCGGCCTCAGCGGCACCAACCGCAATATTGCCGAATACGATGCTAAGGGTTTGCTGAAGTCCACCATCGATACCAGCGACGGCAACAAGATCAGCATCGAATATTACTACCTGCCCTCCAACAAACTCAGCAGGCTGATCAGCTCTTCCACTTCAGATGGACAATTCATCCTGAAAGAAGAACATATCTGGACCTGGAACAATAATGGAAGACCAGAAAAAATGCTGAAGATCAAAAACGGTAAAGACACCACGCTGGTGAGTTTTGTTTTTGATGAAGAAGGCAATCTGGTGGAGGAAAGAAGTCATTTCCGCGGCAAGGAACAACCTGCTGTTTTCTATTATTACGATGAACAGAAACGCCTGACCGATATCGTTCGCTATAATGAAAGAGCCCAGCGGCTTATCCCCGATTACATTTTCGAATACGATGCCAATGGCCGCATTGCCACCATGCTGGTGACCTCCGAAGGGGATTACCAGAAATGGTTCTACACCTACGATGAAAAAGGACTGAAAACTAAAGACGAATGCTATTCCAAATCAAAAGCGCTGATCGGGAAAATTCAATACCAGTACAAGTATTGA
- the mazG gene encoding nucleoside triphosphate pyrophosphohydrolase, whose product MEKEPVALAFMRLVNIMDDLRVKCPWDRKQTEQTLRQMTIEETYELADAITDKDWKGIKEEIGDLMLHMVFYARIGAEQNQFTLEEALNGICEKLISRHPHIYGDITVKDEEEVKQNWEKLKLKEGKKSVFSGVPVSLPAVVKATRIQEKAKQVGFEWDNKEQVWEKVEEETAELKEALALDDQGKMEEEFGDLLFSLINYARFLRIDAENALERTNKKFMARFTKMEAIAMEQGKSLNEMSLAEMDAIWDLIKKQNRGI is encoded by the coding sequence ATGGAAAAGGAACCTGTTGCATTAGCATTCATGAGGCTGGTGAATATCATGGACGATCTCAGGGTGAAATGTCCCTGGGACAGGAAGCAGACCGAACAGACCCTTCGCCAGATGACTATCGAAGAAACCTATGAACTGGCCGATGCTATTACAGACAAAGACTGGAAAGGCATCAAAGAGGAGATAGGAGACCTGATGCTGCATATGGTGTTCTATGCCAGGATCGGCGCAGAACAGAACCAGTTCACCCTGGAAGAAGCGCTCAATGGTATTTGTGAAAAACTGATCAGCCGCCATCCCCATATCTACGGCGATATCACCGTAAAAGACGAGGAAGAAGTAAAACAGAACTGGGAGAAACTGAAGCTCAAAGAAGGAAAGAAGTCTGTTTTCAGCGGAGTGCCCGTTTCGCTTCCCGCTGTGGTGAAAGCCACCCGGATCCAGGAAAAAGCCAAACAGGTGGGCTTTGAATGGGATAACAAAGAACAGGTCTGGGAAAAAGTGGAAGAAGAAACGGCAGAGCTGAAAGAGGCCCTGGCGCTGGACGATCAGGGTAAGATGGAGGAGGAATTCGGCGACCTCCTGTTCAGTCTTATCAATTACGCACGGTTTTTGCGGATAGATGCCGAAAATGCGCTGGAAAGGACCAATAAGAAGTTCATGGCGCGTTTCACCAAAATGGAAGCCATAGCCATGGAGCAGGGAAAAAGCCTTAATGAAATGTCCCTGGCTGAAATGGATGCCATCTGGGACCTCATTAAAAAACAAAATCGCGGCATTTGA
- a CDS encoding DUF3667 domain-containing protein, translating to MSHGKERHEKICLNCKSELIGRFCQNCGQENIEPHETVWSLVSHFFADITHFDGKFFSTVRYLITRPGFLSKEYIAGRRASYLHPIRMYVFTSALFFLIFFSTFQIKRDDFDGKVTAVMQGTNNLDLDKAETKMLKKANTATDSADVKAAYDAIRKMRDQVLLNPKKQGLKFKPEGEGFNFVDSVYRSKKDYDSVQASLPESERDGFVMRKLQYRRIEVQEKYQGDNKAYTVDVMNKFLHMFPYLLFVSLPLYALFLKLLYARRKQFLYVDHALFLIHLYIFTFLFLLVQIALFKLWEEYEWIWLGWLIFLQYLAGIYYTYKAMRKFYEQGRGKTFVKFMLLNFLCGISLVLLFVAFLFLSLFRT from the coding sequence GTGTCCCACGGTAAAGAACGTCACGAGAAAATCTGCTTAAACTGCAAGTCCGAACTTATTGGGAGATTCTGTCAAAACTGCGGCCAGGAAAATATCGAACCGCATGAGACAGTCTGGAGCCTGGTAAGTCATTTTTTTGCCGATATCACGCATTTCGACGGCAAATTCTTCAGCACTGTCCGTTATCTGATAACCCGTCCCGGGTTCCTGTCTAAAGAATATATCGCAGGCAGAAGGGCCAGTTACCTGCATCCGATCAGGATGTACGTTTTCACTTCGGCATTGTTCTTCCTTATCTTCTTTTCCACTTTCCAGATCAAACGAGATGACTTCGATGGAAAAGTGACTGCCGTAATGCAGGGCACCAATAATCTGGACCTTGACAAAGCGGAAACGAAAATGCTGAAGAAAGCAAACACCGCCACAGATTCAGCGGATGTGAAAGCAGCATATGATGCCATCAGAAAAATGCGTGACCAGGTTTTGCTGAATCCCAAAAAACAGGGACTGAAATTCAAACCGGAAGGAGAGGGTTTCAATTTCGTGGATTCCGTATACCGGTCCAAAAAAGACTACGATTCTGTACAGGCCTCACTTCCGGAGTCCGAAAGGGATGGATTTGTGATGAGAAAACTGCAGTACCGCAGAATTGAAGTACAGGAAAAATATCAGGGAGACAATAAGGCATATACAGTGGACGTGATGAACAAGTTCCTGCATATGTTCCCCTATCTGCTCTTTGTATCATTACCATTGTATGCATTGTTCCTGAAATTACTGTACGCACGAAGGAAGCAGTTCCTGTATGTTGATCATGCACTCTTCCTGATCCATTTGTACATTTTTACATTCCTATTCCTGCTGGTACAGATCGCGTTGTTCAAGCTGTGGGAGGAATATGAATGGATCTGGCTGGGATGGCTGATCTTCCTGCAGTACCTCGCAGGTATTTACTACACGTATAAAGCGATGCGGAAGTTCTATGAACAGGGGAGAGGCAAGACCTTTGTAAAGTTCATGCTGCTCAATTTTCTATGTGGCATTTCCCTGGTACTTCTATTTGTTGCTTTCCTGTTCTTGTCATTATTTCGTACCTAA
- a CDS encoding sensor histidine kinase, whose protein sequence is MKQLVSNWLLKNVYLLAAIALFAAAFILNKYVIDNTAARYYARQIEKKIQEKEKDFNKLIADVHLLSSLADRAYTEDTLQTVLDTRKGYGIFIFRREAFVEPQLKFWNTQIAVPPAVPQHKDTTLVVRLNNGVYIHVVKLMKLDDGKNYSVEALIPVLYKYFVENENLRKEFADAPDAVRRVDIANSITEFPVSDLNGQVLLYLQRISVHQLEHSNWSIALVAIGFFFLFLYLHQLADRVREMYGLWYGVLFLIGSIVLLRLGTYYFPDVLDLRQFELFDPAIYGSSFVLSSLGDLLINSLLFTWIIVFINRRFDTSRIHPYSEPWKNWLLLCVILTAQVIFTFTFAGIVQSLVADAQISFNVTNFFSLTQYSFIGFVILATLALSFFFLSQILLTIAGRLVGDRNYITFIITGFIGLLLLSFNRNNSIVELNLFVLPWLVVFVWLMQLKIFAGLNLRLNISEVLFWLAIFSSSISAVIIFENRKIEFEQRKRFAEKLTMQADPSGERLLSIAMAYLDNNFLAPNFHRFEDRQSNAMLKDSIVKTNFTAYLNKYDTKVYTFNKETAPLFNSDPGSFDTLNTIFRIQGKPTSIPDMAYFERSFDKYSYIFRKEVRDANDSTIGYFFILSDPKRYKSDALIPELFKQSRELVPEYSTVYSYGIYDSLRLVNHYNDYPFPTELQPGQISRDEFRVVSRGDYEELWYRGLPDKVVVIAQKNSSFMEAITLFAYLFSTFLFLMASYRLVSLLIKSRLQWSAIKQSWQLSIRSQIHSTIISVSLLSFVVIGIATILFFVNRYHRNNQDRLSRAIQIMGNEVKKKIVDHAIFNDGVMLYEPGFNDEMKDLMGEISEIHGTDVNLYDTLGDLKVSSHADIYYRGVLSEKMNPLAYFRLNNLHQVQAVTDEQVGKINYLSIYSPVRDESGNAVAYLNIPSYSTQGELKQEISNFLVTIITLNAFIFLISGAIAVFITNRITSSFTIITQKMRDINLRQVNQEIEWKRNDEIGVLVKEYNKMVQKLEESADALAKSEREGAWRQMARQVAHEIKNPLTPMKLSIQYLQKAIDNNSPDVKTMTGNVARTLIEQIDHLSKIASDFSQFANIGNPRNEVFDLHELLYSLSSLYTATENLDFAWEPVSSKVMVFADKTQLNRLFTNLMQNALEAASSHDLRIVRMHEELEDDHIIVSISDNGEGIPEQTRSKFSHLILLRNLPELAWGLP, encoded by the coding sequence TTGAAGCAACTGGTAAGCAACTGGCTATTAAAGAATGTATACCTGCTGGCGGCCATCGCACTCTTTGCCGCGGCTTTCATCCTCAATAAATATGTGATCGATAATACGGCGGCCCGCTACTATGCCCGCCAGATCGAAAAGAAAATTCAGGAAAAAGAGAAAGATTTCAATAAGCTCATAGCCGATGTGCACCTCCTCAGTTCACTCGCGGACCGCGCTTATACAGAAGATACCCTTCAAACGGTGCTGGATACCCGAAAAGGTTATGGTATTTTCATCTTCCGCCGCGAAGCATTCGTTGAACCACAACTCAAATTCTGGAATACGCAAATAGCTGTTCCGCCCGCCGTTCCCCAGCATAAAGACACAACGCTGGTGGTTCGCCTCAACAATGGCGTGTATATCCATGTGGTGAAACTGATGAAGCTGGACGATGGTAAGAATTATTCAGTAGAAGCGCTGATCCCTGTATTGTACAAATATTTTGTAGAAAACGAAAACCTGCGCAAGGAATTTGCCGATGCACCCGATGCTGTTCGCAGAGTGGATATAGCCAATTCCATTACCGAATTCCCGGTGAGTGATCTCAATGGACAAGTATTGCTCTACCTGCAACGCATCAGCGTACATCAGCTGGAACACAGCAACTGGAGCATCGCATTGGTAGCCATCGGTTTCTTTTTCCTCTTTCTCTACCTGCACCAGCTGGCCGACCGTGTGCGTGAAATGTATGGGCTCTGGTATGGTGTACTGTTCCTTATCGGCTCCATTGTGTTGCTTCGGTTAGGCACTTACTATTTCCCGGATGTACTGGACCTCCGGCAGTTCGAGCTCTTTGACCCGGCTATCTACGGATCAAGTTTTGTATTGAGCTCCCTGGGCGACCTGCTGATCAACTCTTTGCTCTTTACCTGGATCATCGTGTTCATCAACCGCCGGTTCGATACATCGCGCATCCATCCGTATAGCGAGCCCTGGAAGAACTGGCTACTGCTCTGCGTGATCCTTACAGCACAAGTGATCTTCACCTTTACTTTCGCAGGCATTGTACAGAGCCTGGTTGCCGATGCGCAGATCTCTTTCAACGTAACCAATTTCTTCAGTCTTACACAATACAGCTTCATCGGGTTTGTGATCCTCGCCACACTGGCCCTGAGCTTTTTCTTTTTATCCCAGATCCTGCTCACTATCGCGGGACGACTGGTAGGCGACAGAAACTATATCACTTTTATCATTACCGGTTTTATAGGATTGCTGCTGCTCAGTTTCAACCGTAACAATTCCATCGTGGAGCTGAATCTGTTTGTGCTGCCCTGGCTGGTGGTATTTGTGTGGCTGATGCAACTGAAGATCTTCGCCGGACTCAACCTCAGGCTGAATATTTCAGAAGTATTGTTCTGGCTCGCTATCTTTTCATCGTCGATCTCCGCTGTGATCATTTTTGAAAACAGGAAGATCGAATTTGAACAGCGCAAGCGATTTGCAGAAAAGCTCACGATGCAGGCCGACCCCTCCGGTGAAAGACTGCTGAGCATCGCCATGGCCTATCTCGATAACAATTTCCTGGCCCCGAACTTCCATCGTTTTGAAGACCGGCAGAGCAATGCAATGTTGAAGGACAGTATCGTGAAAACCAATTTCACAGCCTATCTCAACAAGTACGATACCAAGGTATATACTTTCAATAAAGAGACTGCGCCGCTATTCAATTCAGACCCCGGCTCCTTCGATACGCTCAATACTATTTTCCGGATCCAGGGTAAGCCTACGTCCATTCCCGATATGGCTTATTTTGAACGAAGCTTCGACAAGTATTCCTATATCTTCCGCAAGGAAGTGCGCGATGCGAACGACAGCACTATCGGTTATTTCTTCATCCTCTCCGACCCAAAAAGATATAAGAGCGATGCATTGATCCCGGAACTGTTCAAGCAATCCAGGGAACTGGTGCCGGAATACAGCACAGTGTATTCTTATGGTATCTATGACTCGCTGCGGCTGGTGAATCATTACAACGACTATCCATTCCCGACAGAACTGCAACCCGGTCAGATCTCGCGCGATGAGTTCCGGGTAGTGAGTCGCGGCGACTATGAAGAGCTCTGGTATCGCGGCCTGCCAGACAAGGTAGTGGTGATTGCGCAGAAGAACAGTTCCTTCATGGAAGCGATCACACTGTTTGCCTACCTGTTCAGTACCTTCCTTTTCCTGATGGCTTCCTATCGTCTGGTGAGCCTGCTGATCAAGAGCCGCCTGCAATGGTCAGCTATCAAACAAAGCTGGCAGCTCAGCATCCGTTCACAGATCCATAGCACCATCATCAGTGTGAGCCTGCTCTCCTTTGTGGTGATCGGTATCGCTACCATCCTGTTCTTTGTGAACAGGTATCATCGTAATAACCAGGACAGGCTTTCACGCGCCATCCAGATCATGGGCAATGAAGTAAAGAAGAAGATCGTGGACCATGCCATCTTCAACGACGGTGTAATGCTGTACGAGCCCGGCTTCAATGATGAGATGAAAGACCTCATGGGAGAGATCTCCGAGATCCATGGCACCGATGTAAACCTATACGATACACTCGGCGATCTTAAAGTGAGCTCGCATGCCGATATATACTACCGGGGAGTATTGAGCGAAAAAATGAACCCACTGGCTTACTTCAGGCTCAATAACCTGCATCAGGTGCAGGCTGTAACGGATGAGCAGGTAGGCAAGATCAATTACCTGAGTATTTACAGCCCCGTACGTGATGAATCGGGAAATGCCGTGGCTTATCTCAATATCCCGTCTTACAGCACACAGGGTGAGCTTAAACAGGAGATCTCCAATTTCCTGGTGACCATCATTACACTGAATGCTTTTATCTTCCTCATATCCGGCGCTATCGCGGTGTTCATCACCAACCGGATCACATCGAGCTTCACCATCATCACCCAGAAGATGCGTGATATCAACCTGCGCCAGGTGAACCAGGAGATCGAATGGAAACGCAACGATGAGATCGGTGTACTGGTGAAGGAATACAACAAGATGGTGCAGAAACTGGAAGAGAGCGCCGATGCACTCGCGAAGAGCGAACGTGAAGGCGCCTGGAGACAAATGGCAAGACAAGTGGCGCACGAGATCAAAAACCCGCTCACGCCCATGAAGCTGAGCATCCAGTACCTGCAGAAAGCCATCGACAATAATTCCCCTGATGTAAAAACCATGACGGGCAATGTGGCCCGCACACTGATTGAACAGATCGATCACCTGAGCAAGATCGCGTCCGACTTCTCGCAGTTTGCCAATATCGGCAATCCGAGAAATGAAGTGTTCGACCTGCATGAACTTTTATATTCTTTATCTTCTCTCTATACTGCTACAGAAAACCTGGATTTTGCCTGGGAACCTGTATCGTCCAAAGTGATGGTGTTTGCAGATAAAACGCAACTCAACCGCTTGTTCACGAACCTGATGCAGAATGCGCTGGAAGCCGCTTCCAGTCATGATCTTCGGATCGTTCGCATGCACGAGGAACTGGAGGACGATCATATCATCGTGAGTATTTCCGATAATGGCGAAGGCATTCCTGAACAAACCAGGTCAAAATTTTCACACCTAATTTTACTACGAAATCTTCCGGAACTGGCCTGGGGCTTGCCATGA